One Deinococcus planocerae DNA segment encodes these proteins:
- a CDS encoding TlpA family protein disulfide reductase, with the protein MTEISTNPKPATPAPLWRRLLPPVLAAGLAGVLGAALLNPARNTPDGGPLINKPAPDFTLESLDGAQVSLASLQGRPVVLNFWASWCTPCREEAPLLRELSERQGAGQGLAVIGVLFQETKEQNARDFIKEYALAYPSLRDPGIQTGINYGVSGIPETFFIDREGVIRDKVSGGLNRERLNAGLSKIGVAGL; encoded by the coding sequence ATGACAGAGATTTCTACGAACCCCAAACCTGCGACCCCCGCTCCCCTGTGGCGACGTCTGCTGCCGCCCGTGCTCGCGGCGGGGCTCGCCGGGGTGCTGGGCGCAGCGCTGCTGAACCCCGCGCGCAACACCCCGGACGGTGGACCGCTGATCAACAAGCCTGCCCCCGACTTCACCCTCGAAAGCCTCGACGGCGCTCAGGTCAGCCTCGCCTCCCTTCAGGGCCGCCCGGTCGTCTTGAACTTCTGGGCGTCGTGGTGCACGCCGTGCCGGGAGGAGGCGCCCCTCCTTCGCGAACTCAGCGAGCGGCAGGGAGCGGGACAGGGCCTGGCGGTCATCGGGGTGTTGTTTCAGGAGACAAAGGAACAGAACGCGCGCGACTTCATCAAGGAGTATGCCCTCGCCTACCCTTCCTTGCGTGACCCGGGCATCCAGACGGGCATCAACTATGGCGTATCGGGCATTCCGGAGACGTTCTTCATTGACCGCGAGGGCGTGATCCGTGACAAGGTGTCAGGGGGCCTGAACCGCGAGCGCCTGAACGCGGGGCTGTCGAAGATCGGGGTGGCGGGGTTGTGA
- a CDS encoding cytochrome c-type biogenesis protein, giving the protein MWEFLALVLGLLLSVSLALTPDQEARAERLGNNLRCPICTGVPITESTNDISREMLRDVREQVAAGRSDRDIYSYFAARYGNFVLLDPPKEGSNLLLWGAPLVALAGGGAVLWGVLRKRNVAAPSTPEPVAEEPFDPFLAQVRRETRQDDRAGGRV; this is encoded by the coding sequence GTGTGGGAGTTCCTTGCCCTCGTCCTGGGTTTGCTGCTCTCCGTTTCGCTCGCCCTGACGCCCGACCAGGAGGCGCGGGCAGAGCGGCTGGGAAATAATCTGCGCTGCCCGATCTGCACGGGGGTGCCCATCACGGAGAGCACGAACGACATCAGCCGGGAGATGCTGCGGGACGTGCGCGAGCAGGTGGCGGCGGGGCGCAGCGACCGGGACATCTACTCCTACTTCGCGGCGCGGTACGGGAACTTCGTCCTGCTTGACCCGCCCAAGGAGGGGAGCAATCTGCTCCTGTGGGGCGCCCCCCTGGTCGCGCTGGCGGGGGGCGGGGCGGTGCTGTGGGGTGTGTTGCGCAAGCGGAACGTTGCGGCTCCGTCCACCCCGGAGCCGGTTGCCGAGGAGCCCTTCGACCCCTTCCTCGCCCAGGTGCGGCGCGAGACCCGGCAGGATGACCGGGCGGGAGGTAGGGTGTGA
- a CDS encoding c-type cytochrome, with translation MILSLTLFALVVLAALWLVLLPLRGGVPADPDAPERERLTAERDRLYAELANLTDEARRPDLERRAALTLRALDALPPAPPPRERGKRTRTVALVGLAVAALVTVAGAVTFVPRWQLASLGAGEAQDVRDVLALPGLRKRAETTGEGAAYLAWGRAAFDSARYAQAVIAYGNTLKLDPRQPEALRRLGILLLTRPDQQGAQAQQPSPEEARQAFRLIQAAAQLAPKEPESQLLLGFALARFGQDADALTALERYRTLDPKGRDADDLITSLRARQNESDPGLKVYAANCASCHGPNGQGGLGPSLRVSTLSRDALRSVIVNGKGAMPAYPNLKPDELNALLDALGRWQKEGE, from the coding sequence GTGATTCTGAGCCTGACCCTCTTCGCCCTCGTCGTGCTGGCCGCGCTGTGGCTGGTCTTGCTGCCGCTCCGGGGTGGCGTGCCCGCCGACCCCGACGCCCCAGAGCGGGAACGGCTCACCGCCGAGCGCGACCGCCTGTACGCGGAGCTGGCGAACCTGACCGACGAGGCCCGGCGCCCCGACCTCGAACGCCGGGCAGCACTCACCCTGCGGGCCCTCGACGCCCTGCCGCCCGCTCCTCCTCCCCGGGAACGCGGGAAGCGGACGCGCACCGTCGCACTTGTGGGACTCGCAGTGGCTGCGCTCGTCACGGTCGCCGGGGCGGTGACCTTCGTGCCGCGCTGGCAGCTCGCCTCGCTGGGGGCGGGGGAGGCGCAGGACGTGCGCGACGTGCTCGCGTTGCCGGGCCTGCGGAAGAGGGCCGAGACGACCGGGGAGGGGGCCGCGTACCTCGCCTGGGGCCGGGCCGCCTTCGACTCCGCCCGGTACGCGCAGGCGGTGATCGCGTACGGGAACACCCTGAAGCTCGACCCCCGGCAGCCCGAGGCCCTGCGGCGGCTGGGCATCCTGCTCCTGACCCGGCCCGACCAGCAAGGAGCGCAGGCCCAGCAGCCCTCGCCCGAGGAGGCGCGGCAGGCCTTCCGCCTGATCCAGGCGGCGGCGCAGCTTGCCCCGAAGGAACCCGAGTCGCAGCTCCTCCTGGGCTTCGCGCTCGCCCGCTTCGGGCAGGACGCGGACGCGCTGACGGCGCTCGAACGCTACCGGACCCTCGACCCCAAGGGGCGGGACGCGGATGACCTCATCACCTCTCTGCGGGCGAGGCAGAACGAGAGCGACCCCGGCCTCAAGGTCTACGCCGCGAACTGCGCGAGCTGCCACGGCCCGAACGGGCAGGGGGGCCTGGGCCCCAGCCTGCGGGTTTCCACCCTGTCGCGCGACGCACTCAGAAGCGTGATCGTGAACGGCAAGGGCGCCATGCCCGCCTACCCGAACCTGAAGCCCGACGAGCTGAACGCCCTCCTCGACGCGCTGGGGCGGTGGCAGAAGGAAGGCGAGTAA